Within the Desulfovibrio sp. X2 genome, the region TGCCGCTGTCCGGTCCGCTCGGCGAGGCCGTGTACACGGCCATCGTCACCGACACCGGCAATTTCAGCTACGACTCCACCACCACCAGGACCATGGCCGTGGCCTCGCGCATCATGGAGCAGGGGCTGCGCCCCGGTCCCATCAACGCGCGCATCCAGAACCAGTGGTCGCGCGAGCACATCTGCCTCATGCGCGAGGTCCTGGGCTCGGCCGACCTGCTGCACGGCGGCCGCATCGGCGTGATCCGCATCCCGCACGCGGCCATGGCCGCCTGCGGCGCGCTGCGCGAGGACGCGGACGGGCTGATCAACATGCTGCGCCGCGTACGCGGCGTGGAGATCGCCATCGCCCTGCGCGAGGAGACGGACGGCAACATCAAGTTCTCGCTGCGCAGCCACGGCGACGTGAACGTGCAGCAGGTGGCCGCCCTCTTCGGAGGCGGCGGCCACAAAAACGCCAGCGGCGGCACCCTGCCCCCGCCCATGGCGAGCGCCGCGCAGACCATCGTGGACGCCTGCGCCGCGATCCTGCCGGAGGCCTAGTGGACGAGCGCACGCACGCGACATCCGGCGAAGACCGCCCCGCGCCGCAGAAGGTCCGCCTTCCGCAGCTCGACGGCGTGCTCGTGCTGGACAAGCCCGTGGGCCCGACCTCGGCCGACTGCCTGAACCGCATAAAGCGGCTCGGGCAGCGCAAGATCGGCCACGCCGGGACGCTCGACCCCCTGGCCTCGGGCGTGCTCGTGGTGCTCCTCGGCCAGGCCACCAAGCTGGCCACCTTCATCACCGGCGCGGTCAAGACCTACCGGGGGAGGCTGCGCTTCGGCACCACGACCGACACCTACGACATCCAGGGCAAGGTCGTGTCCGAGGCAGACTGTTCGCATCTGACCGCCGCGCAGGTGGAAGCGGCGGTGCTTGACTGGACGCAGGCAAAAGTGCAGGAAGTGCCTGCCTACTCAGCGGCCAAGCATCAGGGAAAGCCCCTGTACGCACTGGCCCGCGAAGGCAAGGACGTTCCTGTCAAAACGAAGGAAATAACGGTCTTTTCGGCCAGGGCACTTGACATTGCCCTGCCGGAGACCGAGTTTCAGGTGTCCTGCTCGGCAGGCACTTATGTCCGCTCCCTGGTCCACAGCCTGGGGACGCGGTTTGGTTGCGGCGCCGTGCTGACCGCGCTTCGGCGCGAGGAAAGCCGCCCGTTCACCCTGGAGAGGGCCGTTCCCTTGCAGAACGTGCTCGACGAGCCCGAAAGGCTGCCCGAATGGGTCATCGGCCTGGCCGATGCCCTGCCGGACTGGCCCCGGGCGCGTCTCACGGCCGAGGAGGCCCACCAGGTGAAGAACGGGGTCAGGCTGCCCACGCGCGGACAGGCCGGGCCCGGCGCCAGGGCGATGTTCCTCGACGAGACGGGAACCCCCCTGGCCCTGGCCGAAAGCACGATCGAATCCGGCGACGTCCGCTGGGCGATCCTGCGCGGTCTCTGGTAGCCGCCTGGTCCCACAACACATTACATCATCAACAAGGAGAGACTGCTGTGGTCATGACGCCCGAGGACAAGAACCGCATCATCGCGGAGTACGCCAAGCACGAGGGTGACACCGGTTCGCCCGAGGTGCAGGTTGCCCTGCTGACCAGCCGCATCACCTACCTGACCGAGCACTTCAAGGTCCACGCCAAGGATTACCACTCCCGCACGGGCCTGCTCAAGCTGGTCGGACAGCGCCGCAAGCTGCTCAACTACCTGAAGAGCAAGGACATCCAGCGCTACCGCGAGCTGATCGGTCGGCTCAACCTGCGCAAGTAGACGACTTCCGGCCGGGACTCCGCGTGGAGTCCCGGCCTTCCCTCCACCCTTTGGAGCGCAGTAGTTGGCTGTGGCGGGTGCTTCGGCCAGGAGCCTCCGCCCGGGCTCGCACCGGAGCCCTCGCCACAGACCAGCTAACGCTCCGAGGGGATACCCCCCAACCAAGGAGCATTGAATGCCCGTTCCCTTCGAAAAGACCAGCCTGACCACCACGGTCGGCGGCATGGACATCACCATCGAGACCGGCCGCATGGCCAACCAGGCCGACGGCGCCGTGTGGGTGCAGTCCGGCGGCACCGTCGTGCTCGTCACGGCCTGCTGCCAGGCCCTCGAGATCGACCGCGGATTCTTCCCCCTGACCTGCAACTATCAGGAGAAGTTCTACGCCGCGGGCCGCATCCCGGGCTCCTACTTCCGCCGCGAAGTGGGCCGTCCCTCGGATCACGAGACCCTGATCTCCCGCCTCATCGACCGCCCGGTGCGTCCGCTCTTCCCCAAGGGCTTCAAGGACGAGGTCCAGGTCATCGCCACGGTCCTTTCGGCCGACCGCGTCTGCAACCCGGACGTGCTGGCCATGACCGGCGCCTCGGCCGCGCTGACCATCTCCTC harbors:
- a CDS encoding bifunctional oligoribonuclease/PAP phosphatase NrnA encodes the protein MSDTRRELARIIAEQNDFLVVAHTNPDGDAVGSTAAMGWILEALGKRYFLYNRTGMPRGFDWLSLPAPLLTSLPGEEIEWIISLDCGALSRVGPEAEAVWPDKHTINIDHHLGNPDFADYNWVRTTYSSTGEMVARLAEELGVPLSGPLGEAVYTAIVTDTGNFSYDSTTTRTMAVASRIMEQGLRPGPINARIQNQWSREHICLMREVLGSADLLHGGRIGVIRIPHAAMAACGALREDADGLINMLRRVRGVEIAIALREETDGNIKFSLRSHGDVNVQQVAALFGGGGHKNASGGTLPPPMASAAQTIVDACAAILPEA
- the truB gene encoding tRNA pseudouridine(55) synthase TruB is translated as MDERTHATSGEDRPAPQKVRLPQLDGVLVLDKPVGPTSADCLNRIKRLGQRKIGHAGTLDPLASGVLVVLLGQATKLATFITGAVKTYRGRLRFGTTTDTYDIQGKVVSEADCSHLTAAQVEAAVLDWTQAKVQEVPAYSAAKHQGKPLYALAREGKDVPVKTKEITVFSARALDIALPETEFQVSCSAGTYVRSLVHSLGTRFGCGAVLTALRREESRPFTLERAVPLQNVLDEPERLPEWVIGLADALPDWPRARLTAEEAHQVKNGVRLPTRGQAGPGARAMFLDETGTPLALAESTIESGDVRWAILRGLW
- the rpsO gene encoding 30S ribosomal protein S15, whose amino-acid sequence is MVMTPEDKNRIIAEYAKHEGDTGSPEVQVALLTSRITYLTEHFKVHAKDYHSRTGLLKLVGQRRKLLNYLKSKDIQRYRELIGRLNLRK